The nucleotide sequence TGCAGCATCTCGGGCTTATATTCCGGCATCTTTGTGGGAAGAAATTAAAAACTTTGTAATTGAAGACGTGAAATCTTTTAAAATGGGATCACCAGAAGACATGAGTAATTTTATGTCGGCAGTAATCTCTGAATCTTCTTTTGATAAATTGGCAAAAGCAATCGATGATGCAAAAGCATCAAACGAAGCAGAAATTATTGTTGGTGGAGGTTATGACAAATCAAAAGGTTGGTTTATAGAACCTACCGTTATCGTAACAACAAATCCAAAATACGATACCATGGAGCGTGAATTGTTTGGACCTGTTTTAACGGTTTATGTTTATGAAGATGCAAAGTGGGAAGAAAGTTTAAAATTGGTTGACAGTACATCTGAATATGCTTTAACAGGCGCTATTTTCTCTGGATGTCGTTATGCAGTTGAAACAGCAACCAAAGCATTAGAAAATGCAGCAGGAAACTTCTACATTAATGATAAACCAACTGGAGCCGTTGTAGGTCAGCAGCCATTTGGTGGTGCAAGAGGTTCTGGAACAAATGACAAAGCAGGTTCTATGATTAATTTGTTGCGTTGGGTGTCTCCGCGAACTATTAAAGAAACCTTTGTACCTGATACAGATTACAGATATCCGTTCTTAGGATAAAATAAAACTAAAAAAACCAGCATTTTCAGCTGGTTTTTTTATACCATATTCATGCTTATAAATATTCTTTCTTTTACATATAATTTACAAACATTTAAGACATAAATGAATATTAAACGCCCATTATACCTTATTCCTTTGACTATTTTAGAATTGATAAATATTTTGTTTGAACGGTTGATTAAGTTCTAGGATTCCACAACATTCAACCTTTTTTAAAACATACTGTAAAAGAGGAGAATCTTGATTATCAAAAAAAAACACTATTTAAAGCAAAGCTAAAATGTTTAAATAAACAATATTTATTTAAAAATAGAATAATTCATCAGATAAAACATTAATTTAAATCAAGTTAATAAGAAAGACTATTGTATGACATTTGACGGACAATAATTTTAGCAATTACAAATTAAAAGATAGTTTTACAGAAATTAGTAAAGATATTATACAAAAAAATTAGAATAAGTCGATGTAAAGCCATATCGGAACAAAAAAAGTTTTGTAAAATTTAAAACTTGAATCCACGAGTAAAAATACTTACTCAAAAAAAATTAATAAAAATATAATAATAAAACCGACTCAATAATATAGTACTGAGACGGTTTCTTTAAATATCTGTAATAAAAATTAATTATTTCTTATAAAAAGGTGTTTTAACAACTTGAGCTTTTACATCGTTTTTACGGATGCGAATAAAAATTTCTGTTCCTTCTTTTGCAAACTCTTTGTTTACATACCCCATCCCTACTCCTTTGTTTAAAGACGGAGATTGTGTTCCAGAAGTAACATGCCCAATAATGTTTCCTGCTGCATCAACAATTTCATAATCGTGACGCGGAATGCCGCGGTCAATCAATTCAAAACCGATCAATTTTGTGGCTACACCGTTTTCTTTATCAGCTTTAATGTTTTCGCTGTTCACAAAATCTTTGGTGAATTTGGTAACCCAACCTAATCCTGCTGCAATTGGCGAAGTGGTATCGTTAATTTCATTTCCGTACAAACAATAACCCATTTCTAAACGTAAGGTATCGCGTGCTGCCAATCCAATTGGTTTAATGCCGAATGATTTACCCGCTATCAACACCTCGTTCCAAATATGTACTATATCTTCATTTTTAGCATAAATTTCAATACCGCCTGATCCTGTGTAACCCGTTGCCGAAACAATAACGTCATCAATTCCTGCAAAAGTTCCCACTTCAAACGTATAAAATTTCAACTCTTCCAAATCAATATTTGTTAATAATTGCATGGCATCGTTGGCTTTTGGCCCCTGAATTGCCAATAAAGAATATTGATCTGATAAATTTTCAAATGCAGCATTCATTGTGTTTTGAGAAGAAATCCATTCAAAATCTTTATCAATGTTCGATGCATTTACAACCATTAAATATTCCGTATCGTTTAATTTATAAGTGATTATATCGTCAACAATTCCCCCTTTATCGTTTGGTAAATAGCTGTATTGCGCTTTTCCGGGAACCAAAACAGCAGCATCGTTACTTGTTACTCTTTGAACCAAATCTAAAGCTTTATCGCCCGAAATTTTAAATAATCCCATGTGCGATACATCAAAAACACCCACATTGTTTCTCACCGTTTCATGTTCAATATTTACGCCTTCGTATTGAACCGGCATATTAAATCCTGCGAAAGGAACCATTTTTGCTCCTAAAGCAACGTGAACGTCATTTAAAGGTACTTGTTTCATATTTTTTGACTGATATTATTTTTTATTGAGCGAAATTACATCAATTTTAAACGATTAACAATTTTATTGATTTTATAATTTCACATTTCGCAAACGCAACGCATTTGCAATTACCGAAACCGAACTTAAACACATTGCCAAAGCAGCAATCATGGGTGAAAGCAACATCCCAATTGCGTAATAGAACACTCCGGCTGCAAATGCTACGCCCACCACATTGTAAACAAAAGCGAAAAATAGGTTTTGCTGAATGTTTTTCATAACGTGTGTGCTAAGGTTATATGCTTTTTTTAAATTTGAAAAGGAATTGTTTAGCAGCGTGATTTTAGCAAAATCTTGTGCCAAGTCTGACCCACTGCCCATTGCAATACCCACGTCAGCTTTTGCAAGTGCGGGCGCATCGTTGATTCCGTCGCCAATCATAGCAATGATTTTTCCTTCTTTTTGGATGGATTCAATCATGGCTAATTTATCTTGAGGAAGCTGTTGCGCAAAAACTTCATCAATTGCTATTTGGTTTGCAATAGCGTTTGCTGTTAACTGATGATCGCCCGTTAACATGATGATTTTTATGTTTTTTGAATGAAGATACGCTATGGTTTCTTTCACTTCGGGTTTTAGAGCATCGTGAATAACAGCCAAACCAACCACTTCATTGTTTATAGCGATGTATGAAACTGTTTTTCCTTGATTTTGAATTTCGGTTACTTTCGATTTTATTTCTAACGATATTTCTAAACGATTTTGCTTGAGCAATGCTTCGTTACCTAACAAAACTTTTTTGCCGTTTATCATCCCCTGCACGCCTTTTCCTTGAACATTTGCCACCATTTTTGTTGGTTTAAAGGCAATATCTTGATCTATTGCTTTATCGGTAAATGCTTTGGCAATTGGGTGTTCGCTGTTTGCATTCAAATCGGCAGTAATTTTAATCAATTGTTCTTCAGAAAAATTTTTCATCGGAATAATTTGTTCCAACGATGGTTTTCCTTCGGTTAGCGTTCCGGTTTTGTCGGTTATAATTACATTTGTTTTCTGCAACAATTCCAAAGCTTCGGCTTTTTTTATAAGGATTCCGTATTCGGCTCCTTTTCCAATGCCCACCGAAATAGAAACTGGCGTAGCCAATCCCAATGCACACGGACACGCAATGATTAATACCGCAATGGCGTTTTGTAAACCAAATAAAAGCGATGCTTCTGTTGAAATAAATCCCCAATAGATAAAAGTTAAGAGTGCAATTAAAACGACGATTGGTACAAAATAACCCGATATTTTATCGGCTAAACGTTGAATCGGTGCACGCGAAAGACTGGCTTTGTTCACCATTTCAACAATCTGTGCAATTGTTGTTGTTTGGCCAATTCGGGTTGCTTTCATGGTAAAAGATTGATCGGTATTGATGCTTCCTGCCAAAACCTCATCGTTTCCTTCTTTGTTTACAGGTAAAGGTTCGCCTGTCAATAATGCTTCGTTTACAGATGTTTTCCCAGACAGTATAATTCCGTCAACAGGAATTTTCTCGCCAGGTTTCACTAACAACTCATCGCCAATCTGTACTTTATCGATAGCAATTTCAGTTGTACTTCCATTGATTAAAAGGGTTGCTTTTTGTGGTACAAGATGCAATAAATGTTCTAATGATGACTTGGTTTTTTGATGCGCACGGGCTTCTAACCATTGTCCTAAAATCATCAGTGTAAAAATTACGGCAACACTTTCAAAATAAATAGGTAAATGATCGTTTGTGTGAAATGTATGCAGATTTAAAAGTACATAAACCGAAAATAAATAAGCAGCAATTGCTCCTAAACCAATTAAACTGAACATGTTTAAATTCCAGGTTTTAAAGGATATATACGCACGTTTTAAATATTTTCTTCCCAAAAACAACACGCTAGTTGCACCAATAAATTGCAACCAAAGCGCAACATTGTACGGAAGTATTTTGTAGATAAAACTATTGTGACTCATCCCAAACATCGCAATAAAAAACACAGGAATGGTTATGATTGCAGATTGTATCAATAGCTTTTTTAAATGATTTTGTTCCTCGTTATTATTGGTTGAACCGCCAATTTGAACCAAATCCATTCCGCAAATTGGGCAGCCTACATTGCTTTCATAAACCTTATCGCCTTCGCACAGCATTGGGCAATAATATTTACCCTTCAAATGCTCTAATTGTTTTGGTGGTTCGTTATTATTGTTGTGGCTGTGAACCGCATGATGGGCAATTTCAGAGAGTTCTTCAGCCCCATTTGCGCTTATAGTAATTTCTTGAATGGTATAAGGACCTTTTTTTGAAAGTGCATGCTGCAAATCTTCCAAATCAATTCGTTTGTTTGATTCTATAACAGCTTCAGCAGGATGCAGGCTCACTTCTACGTTATCAGCAAAGGTTTGCAAGGCTTCCATAACTTTTGCTTGGCAGCCGCTGCATGTCATCTCGTTTATTTTATATCGGGTTTTCATAATCTTACTTTTTATGTAAAATTACAACGAATAGCACAAAACAGACTTACACAATTACAAAAATGGTTTGTATTATTTTGTAAATTGAACTACATCACTTTTTATAAATATCCTCTGAATTTTTGACCTGAATCATAAACAGGTTTAAATCCTAAATAAATGAAGCTAAAAATTTTCTAAAATTTATTCAAAACTTACCTTTATAGCAGAATCCACCACATTTAATGGAAAGACAATATAGAACGTTAACCATTTTCTGGAGTCATAGTCTTTTAAAGTTTTAATTCTTTAAAGAATAATTACTATCCTCTTTATTTAAGCTCAAAAATAAGCTTTTAATAAAGTTAAATATTTTACCAAAAAATAAAAACAAGTAAAATATTTCATAAATTTGAACAAACAATAAGTATCATGAAAAAAGAAATTTCCATTACAGAAGACAAAATTTTCGAGTTATATTCGGATTATATTCTTACCCATGGTGAACAGCCCAAAAGTGTATATCAATTCGCTAAAGAAAATAAGTTTGAAGAGCAAAAATTCTATACTTTTTTTACAAGTTTTGATCAAGTTGAAAAACATATTTTGGTCAAACTTTTTAGTAAATCTATAGAATTAGCAGAAGATGTAAACAATGCAGAGGGTATGACTTCAAAAGAAAAACTCCTGAATGTTTACTATATCTTTTTTGAAAACCTTACCATGAATCGTTCGCTGGTTTTGATGATTTTAGGTAAGCACAAATTACCTCTTTCTAAAAATTTGCTTTCACTGAAAAAAATCCATCAGGAATATATCAAAACATTGGATTTTAGTTCTTGGGAAATCTTAGAGAAAGCCAAGGAGGACATTAAAAATACCCATGAGCAAATACGTGAAAATGTGTTGTGGTTGCATCTCGTTTCTGCCATTGAATTTTGGAAAAATGACTTTTCTCCGGATTTTGAAAAAACTGATATTTTCATCGAAAAAACCATTGACACAGGTTTTGAACTGATGGACAATGAACCGTTGAGAAAAGTTTTCGACCTTGGAAAGTTTCTTTGGAAGGAAAAATTTAATAGGAGTTAAAATGAAAACATTAGATAAAATTCCCACAGGAAAAATTGAGCGGACAAGCAGCCTTTTGAAAGCAGGGGCAAAAGTCGGAGTTAATTACCTGAAATATTACGGAAATAAAATCACGAAAGAGGAAGAGGAAGCCCGCAAAATCCTGAATGAAGATAACGCAACAGATATTTACGATTCGTTAAAAGAATTGAAAGGTTCCGCGCTGAAAGTTGCTCAAATGCTGAGTATGGAAAAAAATATTCTTCCGGTGGAATATGTAGAGAAATTCTCACTTTCGCAGTTTTCGGTTCCGCCTTTGTCGGGTGCTTTAGTGAAGAAAACTTTCCGAAAATATTTCGGGAAAAATCCGGAAGATATTTTTGATGAATTTTCCGCCGAATCGGTTAATGCAGCGAGTATCGGACAGGTTCATACCGCAAAAAAAGACGGCAAAAAACTTGCGGTCAAAATTCAGTATCCCGGCGTAAGAGAAAGTATTTCGAGCGACCTTAAAATGGTAAAACCGATTGCGATGAAGATGTTCAACATCAAAAAAGAGGGTTCGGAATCTTACTTTCAGGAAGTGGAAGACAAATTGTTTGAGGAAACCGATTATAATCTGGAACTCAAACGCAGTCAGCATTTTGCAGAAGAATGCAGTCATCTTCCGAATGTAAATTTTCCACATTATTATCCTGAATTTTCATGTGAGAAAATCATTACGATGGATTGGATGTCGGGAATTCATTTTTCGGAATTTACTAAAAAACAGAATTCGCAGGAAGATTTGAATAAAATCGGACAGACGCTTTGGGATTTTTATATGTATCAGATGCATATTCTAAAAAAGGTTCACGCCGATCCGCATCCGGGAAATTTCCTGATTTCTGAAAACAAGGAATTGTTGGTTATCGATTTTGGCTGTATCAAAGAGATTCCGGAAGATTTTTACATTCCGTATTTTGAGCTGGCAAAAGAAGAAAATTTAAAGAATCCTGAAATTTTCCGTGAGAAATTATTTATTCTGGAAATTTTGCGTGAAGATGATTCAGAAAAAGAAAAAGAGTTTTTTGCCAAATTATTCTACGAATTGCTGGAACTATTTACAAGACCATTTAATCAGGAAAAATTTGATTTTTCGGATGAGTCTTTCTTTCAGGAGATTGCCGATTTGGGACAAAAATATGCGAAAGCAAGTGATATGAAGGGAATGAATACCAACCGTGGTTCCCGACATTTTATTTACCTGAACCGAACGTTTTTCGGTTTGTATAATATGATGCACGATTTGAAAGCGAAAGATGTAGCAATTAATAATTTTAAAAACTATTTTAAGTGATATTTAACCGCAAATCGACATCAAACGTAACAAAAGATTTTGATGAATTTACAAGTTATTCAAAATGCAAAAAAAGTTTTGAAAACGATTTTGTTGGAATGAATGAATCATTCACAGGTCGCTCCTACGGAGCTCTCATCTTATAAAAATGTTTTCTTATTAACAGTTCGCTCCTATCGGAGCATCACAAAATTCCGTAGGAATGTACTGTTAATAGAAAGTAGAGAGCCGTAAAAAGGAAGCTCCGTAGGAGCGACCTGTTAATATTACAATTGTATTTGAATTAAAGTTTAATATAAAAAAAATATGCCTTCACAATTACCCTCCAAAATCTGTGAAGTCTGTGGACTGCCTTTTAACTGGCGGAAAAAGTGGAAGAAAAACTGGGACGAAGTAAAATATTGCAGCGAAAGATGCCGGAAAAACAAAAAATCAACATCCTCTGGTTCACCAAAGATTTGAGAACGAGCGATTCAGAATCCTTGTACAAAGCGATGCAGGAAGATTTACCTTTTCTTGCGCTGTATGTTTTTGACGCTGATTTTTTTGTTCAAAAACAGTTTGGTTTCAGAAAAATCGGAAAATACCGTACGAAATTTCTGCTGGAAAGTGTAGAAGATTTAAAGCAGAATTTAGCGAAACAGAAGATTCCTTTTTTAATCAAATACGGCAAAACAGAAGATGTTTTCAAAGAAATTTCCGAGGAATTTGAAATCGTGAAGATTTTCTGTCAGGAAGAATGGACAAAGGAAGAAGTTGAATTACAAGCTAAAATTGAAAAAGCAATTCCGAACGCCATTTGGGAAAAATCGTATTCACAGTTTCTGGTTCATCCGCTTTTTGTTTTTAAAACTTTGGATAAAATTCCGATGCTTTTTACCAGTTTTAGACAAAAAATTGAAAAAAATCTGCTGATTCGCCCTGAATTTGAATCGGAAGATCTGATGTACGATAAACCAGAAATTCATTTTAAAAGCGATACCATTTCGTTAAAATCGCTCTGTTTTGAAGATTTTGAAACGGACGAAAGAACTGCTTTTCCTTTTTCGGGCGGAGAAAATGAAGCATTGAAAAGATTGCATCATTATTTCTCGGAAACGCAGAATCTGAGTCAATACAAGCAAACCCGAAACGGTTTGGTGGGAAGAGATTACAGTTCAAAGTTTTCGGCTTGGCTGTCGGACGGAAGTCTTTCTTCTGTCACGATTTACTATGAAATTAAGAAATATGAAGAGGAATTCGGAGCCAATGATTCGACCTATTGGTTGATTTTTGAATTGCTTTGGCGGGATTTTTTCAGATATATTTCTTTGCAGTACAAGGATTTGATTTTTTGGAAAAACGGAATTAATCATCAAAAGTATTTCGTTGAAAACAATAAAGCATTGATTCAAAAATGGAAGAATGGAAAAACGGATTCCGATTTTGTGAATGCGAATATGCTCGAACTGAAAAATACAGGCTGGATGAGCAATCGCGGTCGTCAAAATGTAGCTTCCTATTTCTGCAAAATTCTGAAACAGGACTGGAGAATCGGGGCGGCGTATTTTGAGGAAATGCTGATTGATTATGATGTTCACAGCAATTACGGCAACTGGGTGTATCTCGCCGGAGTCGGAAATGACAATCGTGACCGGACTTTTAACCCTGAAAAACAGGCAGAAATGTTTGATTCCAATCAAAAATTCAGACGTTTATGGCTAAAAAAGTAAAACATACCGCCCAATTGATTTTTCCGCATTATAATTATCCTTTGCTTAGTGAAACGCCCTTGCGAACAAAAAATATTTTTAAAATTTTAAAGAAAAATCTTTGCGGACTTTGCGTTAAAATCAAAAAAATGAATAAAAACCTCAACATACAGCAAATTGACAGAATCATCGAAATGGCGTGGGAAGACCGAACGCCGTTTGAAGCGATACAGTTTCAGTTCGGAGTCAGTGAATCGGAAGTGATTAGACTGATGCGTTCGGAACTGAAAGAATCGAGTTTTAAGCTTTGGCGAAAAAGAGTGAATTCGGGAGTGAGCCAGAAACACCTAAAAAAAAGAAGCGAAGAAATCAACCGTTTTAAATGCAGCAGACAGCGAGTTATCAGCAATAATAAAATTTCTAAAAGATAAATTGAATATGAAAAATATAGTCATCATCGGTTGCGGAAAAGGAATTGGATTGGAAACGGCAAAAATCCTTTCAGAACAAAATAGAATTATCGGAATTTCCAGAACGGAAAATCCAGAATTGAATCATCCGAATATTGAATTTCACACAATGGATATTCTTTCGGGAAATTTAGACGAAATCAGCTTTCCGGAAGTTGTGGACGGATTGGTTTATGCACCGGGAAGTATTAATCTGAAACCTTTTAACCGACTTTCTGTGGATGATTTTAAGAATGATTTTGAAATTAATGTTTTGGGAGCGGTAAAAATCATTCAGAAACTGTTGCCGAATCTCAAAAAGTCGGAAAGTGCCTCAGTTGTGCTTTTCAGTTCGGTGGCGGCAAAACTGGGAATGCCTTTTCACGCTTCGATTGCGGCGAGCAAAAATGCGGTGGAAGGTCTTACAAAAAGCTTGGCGGCAGAATTTTCGGCTCAGAAAATCAGGGTCAATGCCATTGCGCCTTCATTAACGGACACGAATCTGGCATCACAACTTTTGGCAACCCCCGAAAAAAGAGAAGCTTCTGCGAAAAGACATCCGTTGCAAAGAGTAGGAACGGCTGAAGAAATTGCGGAAATGACGGCTTTCCTTGTTTCGGATAAATCTTCGTGGATTACCGGACAGATTTTCGGAATTGATGGTGGAATGGGAAGTGTTAAGCTTTAGTGTTAGAGAGTTGGAGAGTTTGAGAGTTTGAGGGTTTGAGAGTTTTTGAATTATGACTTTGTTAAATTGTTACATTGCTACACTGATAAATTAATACATTATTAAAATACTTAGATTAAATTTGCGCTATGAATACTGATTTTTTCATTGATTTGCTTCATCAGGTCAAAGAATTTGAAAATTCCGAAGCCTATAAACCTCACTCCACAGTTGAGGATTTCCGGCTTTGGCTTAACGATAAAAAATACAGAAAAGAAAGTCCTACCAAGCTTTTTAAAAATGAACAGCATCAGGTTTCATTTACAGAGAATGAAATCTGCAAACAGGTTTTGCTTTTGGGACGGTATTCTAAACAATTGATTAGAAAAGGACTCAATGATTTCCCTGAACTCGCCAATGAAGAATTCACCTACCTTTACCGACTGAAAGATGAGCCGAATTTGACTAAAATTCAGTTGATTGAAAGGAACGGTCACGAAAAACAAACGGGTACGCAGATTATCAAACGTCTGCTTGAATATGGTTTAATTGAAGAAAAAAATGACAACGAAGATAAGAGAAGCAAACGTTTGAACATCACCGAAAAAGGCGAAGATTATTTCCACCGCTCCGTTGAAAAAGTGAATATGACTTCCAGAATTCTCGCCGGAAAACTTGAAAACAAAGAAAAAATCGAACTGCTGGAATTGCTGAAGAAACTGAATGATTTTCATTCGCATATTTATTTGGAGTATAAGAATGAGGATATTTCAGCACTAACGAATTTATTGTAATGCTTGCAAATGATTATTTATAAGATGTAAACGATTATTATTCCTTTAGCAAATCAAAAAAAGACTTCTCAGTAACATTTGTTACATAATTTGTGAGATATAATTCTGAAATTTGTTCCGAAAATAAACTAAATAATAGTATGGAATGGATTTTAGAACCTTGGCCGTGGTATGTAAGTGGTCCTTTAATTGCTTTAACCATGTTTGCTTTGCTGTATGTGGGTAAAAACTTTGGAATGTCATCAAACCTTCGAACACTTTGCACCATGTGTGGAGCCGACAAAACATGTGATTTCTTTTGCTTTGACTGGAAAAATCAACGTTGGAATTTATTGGTAATGCTAGGTGCTGTTATCGGCGGTTTTGTCGCTGCTAATTATCTTTCTGAAAATCAAACACCTAACATTCATCCACAAACCATCGAGCAATTACATCAAATGGGGATAAAAAGTGCTGGTACCGCATATGTGCCTACCGAACTTTTTGGTTCAGAAGCATTATCCAACCCAAAAACATTGGCAATATTGCTTATTGGTGGTG is from Paenimyroides aestuarii and encodes:
- a CDS encoding SDR family NAD(P)-dependent oxidoreductase, giving the protein MKNIVIIGCGKGIGLETAKILSEQNRIIGISRTENPELNHPNIEFHTMDILSGNLDEISFPEVVDGLVYAPGSINLKPFNRLSVDDFKNDFEINVLGAVKIIQKLLPNLKKSESASVVLFSSVAAKLGMPFHASIAASKNAVEGLTKSLAAEFSAQKIRVNAIAPSLTDTNLASQLLATPEKREASAKRHPLQRVGTAEEIAEMTAFLVSDKSSWITGQIFGIDGGMGSVKL
- a CDS encoding DUF2256 domain-containing protein, whose protein sequence is MPSQLPSKICEVCGLPFNWRKKWKKNWDEVKYCSERCRKNKKSTSSGSPKI
- a CDS encoding YeeE/YedE family protein, translated to MEWILEPWPWYVSGPLIALTMFALLYVGKNFGMSSNLRTLCTMCGADKTCDFFCFDWKNQRWNLLVMLGAVIGGFVAANYLSENQTPNIHPQTIEQLHQMGIKSAGTAYVPTELFGSEALSNPKTLAILLIGGVLVGFGARYAGGCTSGHSISGISNLQLPSLIATIGFFIGGLLMVHIIFPFIF
- a CDS encoding ABC1 kinase family protein yields the protein MKTLDKIPTGKIERTSSLLKAGAKVGVNYLKYYGNKITKEEEEARKILNEDNATDIYDSLKELKGSALKVAQMLSMEKNILPVEYVEKFSLSQFSVPPLSGALVKKTFRKYFGKNPEDIFDEFSAESVNAASIGQVHTAKKDGKKLAVKIQYPGVRESISSDLKMVKPIAMKMFNIKKEGSESYFQEVEDKLFEETDYNLELKRSQHFAEECSHLPNVNFPHYYPEFSCEKIITMDWMSGIHFSEFTKKQNSQEDLNKIGQTLWDFYMYQMHILKKVHADPHPGNFLISENKELLVIDFGCIKEIPEDFYIPYFELAKEENLKNPEIFREKLFILEILREDDSEKEKEFFAKLFYELLELFTRPFNQEKFDFSDESFFQEIADLGQKYAKASDMKGMNTNRGSRHFIYLNRTFFGLYNMMHDLKAKDVAINNFKNYFK
- the gcvT gene encoding glycine cleavage system aminomethyltransferase GcvT, with the translated sequence MKQVPLNDVHVALGAKMVPFAGFNMPVQYEGVNIEHETVRNNVGVFDVSHMGLFKISGDKALDLVQRVTSNDAAVLVPGKAQYSYLPNDKGGIVDDIITYKLNDTEYLMVVNASNIDKDFEWISSQNTMNAAFENLSDQYSLLAIQGPKANDAMQLLTNIDLEELKFYTFEVGTFAGIDDVIVSATGYTGSGGIEIYAKNEDIVHIWNEVLIAGKSFGIKPIGLAARDTLRLEMGYCLYGNEINDTTSPIAAGLGWVTKFTKDFVNSENIKADKENGVATKLIGFELIDRGIPRHDYEIVDAAGNIIGHVTSGTQSPSLNKGVGMGYVNKEFAKEGTEIFIRIRKNDVKAQVVKTPFYKK
- a CDS encoding DASH family cryptochrome, whose translation is MPEKQKINILWFTKDLRTSDSESLYKAMQEDLPFLALYVFDADFFVQKQFGFRKIGKYRTKFLLESVEDLKQNLAKQKIPFLIKYGKTEDVFKEISEEFEIVKIFCQEEWTKEEVELQAKIEKAIPNAIWEKSYSQFLVHPLFVFKTLDKIPMLFTSFRQKIEKNLLIRPEFESEDLMYDKPEIHFKSDTISLKSLCFEDFETDERTAFPFSGGENEALKRLHHYFSETQNLSQYKQTRNGLVGRDYSSKFSAWLSDGSLSSVTIYYEIKKYEEEFGANDSTYWLIFELLWRDFFRYISLQYKDLIFWKNGINHQKYFVENNKALIQKWKNGKTDSDFVNANMLELKNTGWMSNRGRQNVASYFCKILKQDWRIGAAYFEEMLIDYDVHSNYGNWVYLAGVGNDNRDRTFNPEKQAEMFDSNQKFRRLWLKK
- a CDS encoding TetR family transcriptional regulator C-terminal domain-containing protein; this encodes MKKEISITEDKIFELYSDYILTHGEQPKSVYQFAKENKFEEQKFYTFFTSFDQVEKHILVKLFSKSIELAEDVNNAEGMTSKEKLLNVYYIFFENLTMNRSLVLMILGKHKLPLSKNLLSLKKIHQEYIKTLDFSSWEILEKAKEDIKNTHEQIRENVLWLHLVSAIEFWKNDFSPDFEKTDIFIEKTIDTGFELMDNEPLRKVFDLGKFLWKEKFNRS
- a CDS encoding MarR family winged helix-turn-helix transcriptional regulator, giving the protein MNTDFFIDLLHQVKEFENSEAYKPHSTVEDFRLWLNDKKYRKESPTKLFKNEQHQVSFTENEICKQVLLLGRYSKQLIRKGLNDFPELANEEFTYLYRLKDEPNLTKIQLIERNGHEKQTGTQIIKRLLEYGLIEEKNDNEDKRSKRLNITEKGEDYFHRSVEKVNMTSRILAGKLENKEKIELLELLKKLNDFHSHIYLEYKNEDISALTNLL
- a CDS encoding TIGR03643 family protein; the encoded protein is MNKNLNIQQIDRIIEMAWEDRTPFEAIQFQFGVSESEVIRLMRSELKESSFKLWRKRVNSGVSQKHLKKRSEEINRFKCSRQRVISNNKISKR
- a CDS encoding heavy metal translocating P-type ATPase, whose translation is MKTRYKINEMTCSGCQAKVMEALQTFADNVEVSLHPAEAVIESNKRIDLEDLQHALSKKGPYTIQEITISANGAEELSEIAHHAVHSHNNNNEPPKQLEHLKGKYYCPMLCEGDKVYESNVGCPICGMDLVQIGGSTNNNEEQNHLKKLLIQSAIITIPVFFIAMFGMSHNSFIYKILPYNVALWLQFIGATSVLFLGRKYLKRAYISFKTWNLNMFSLIGLGAIAAYLFSVYVLLNLHTFHTNDHLPIYFESVAVIFTLMILGQWLEARAHQKTKSSLEHLLHLVPQKATLLINGSTTEIAIDKVQIGDELLVKPGEKIPVDGIILSGKTSVNEALLTGEPLPVNKEGNDEVLAGSINTDQSFTMKATRIGQTTTIAQIVEMVNKASLSRAPIQRLADKISGYFVPIVVLIALLTFIYWGFISTEASLLFGLQNAIAVLIIACPCALGLATPVSISVGIGKGAEYGILIKKAEALELLQKTNVIITDKTGTLTEGKPSLEQIIPMKNFSEEQLIKITADLNANSEHPIAKAFTDKAIDQDIAFKPTKMVANVQGKGVQGMINGKKVLLGNEALLKQNRLEISLEIKSKVTEIQNQGKTVSYIAINNEVVGLAVIHDALKPEVKETIAYLHSKNIKIIMLTGDHQLTANAIANQIAIDEVFAQQLPQDKLAMIESIQKEGKIIAMIGDGINDAPALAKADVGIAMGSGSDLAQDFAKITLLNNSFSNLKKAYNLSTHVMKNIQQNLFFAFVYNVVGVAFAAGVFYYAIGMLLSPMIAALAMCLSSVSVIANALRLRNVKL